GGGCAAAGAGGATGACAATGGCATGCAGGTCCGGGCTGGCCATTCCCGTCACCCAGTGATTCGGGTGGTTTTCGCCGGTATCACCGAGCATCTCAGCTCGGGCGACCATCCCTTGTTTGAACTCTTCTGGAAATGAGGTCAGCGACTTTTCGTCGACGCCCAGGGCCCGCAGTCCGTTCCAGGTGAAGGCCACCGACACCCAGCGATTCTCTTTTTCGACTGTTGCCCGCATCGCTGCCGCCGATTGGACCTTTTCCTCAATCGCAGCCAGCCACTTTCGCCCGCCGGCCGCGTCATGAAACGAAAGGAACTCGTATCGGCCCGTGAGAGCGGGCGCGCGCATCAGCAGAATGTGCTGGATGTCATCGAATTCTAACACGCTACAATCTTGCAGTGTCATTGGGTTCGTCCGTTCCTGTCTTACCGAGCGCCCTTCGTCCATGCCCAAGACGCGATACGCCAGCCATCAGCGAGCTTGCGAAGTGCTACCGTAAAGAATGCGCCTGATTGCGTGACCTGCCTGTCGTGGATTTTAAATGTCATGGTTGCGGGCAGGACCAGATATGCGCTGTCACCGGTGATGTTGTTGTGCAATGGCTCTCCAAAAACGACGTGATAGCCTGAAGCATGCTGCTGCTGACCTTCAGTCAGCACGTCTCGATACCAATCTTGTGCGGCCCTTGGCCCCAACCACTGGTGCGGCGCCATGCCGTCAAGAATCGAGCCTGATTCCGCAAACATCGCCGCCATTCCCTCACCATCGCCCTTGTTGAAGGCTTGGATGTAGTTGTGAATCGCAGCAATCGGTTCATTTGTGTTCACTTTTGTGGCTCCTTGACGGTGGTGACGGAAAGCTACTGCATTTGGTCAAGCATGTCCGAGAACGCCGCCTTGAGCTTCAGCGCCTTCTTGATTTCGTCCGCACTCACATAGGGATATTCGCCGTATTCGAGAAAGCTCGGGCAATGATGGTCGCGGACGAACTTAATGAAGGCCGGGGCGTTCGTCTTCCAGTCCTTCGGAAAGCCCTCCAGATTTTCAAAGACCGTGTTGAGGCCCGAGGCGGCAAAGATCCCGACTGCATCCTCGGTGTACTTGTCGAAGTCGGTATCAAAGATGCCCTGGTACATGAAGTAGGTCTCGCCCTTGATTGGGAAGAGCACCCAGCGGAGATAATGCAGCTTCAGCACGGCAAGAACGTCCGGCTGGTCAGCGACCGCATTTTCGATATTGCGAGCGTATTCGTAGAAGACATCTTCGCGACCAGGAATGATCTTCGCGAGGATCGAGAAGCCGTAACAGGCTGGCGACTTAGGAAAAATCGGTCCATATCGGCCCTGTTCCGCACCATCCTTGTCGAAGCCCCCTTTCGGAATTGCCTTCGCAGCGGGCTTCGCCCAACTTTGATTCGCGATATCTGACATGCTCGTGATCCTTGTGTGGGGAGAATTCAGTGAGGGCTATTTTTCCGTTTGT
This window of the Planctomicrobium piriforme genome carries:
- a CDS encoding YybH family protein, producing MNTNEPIAAIHNYIQAFNKGDGEGMAAMFAESGSILDGMAPHQWLGPRAAQDWYRDVLTEGQQQHASGYHVVFGEPLHNNITGDSAYLVLPATMTFKIHDRQVTQSGAFFTVALRKLADGWRIASWAWTKGAR